One Leclercia pneumoniae genomic region harbors:
- a CDS encoding 5-fold beta-flower protein, whose protein sequence is MSVTIKDDRLRTIATFDGKTLKDDRLRTIATFDGKTLKDDRLRTIATFDGKTLKDDRLRTIATFDGKTLKDDRLRTIATFDGKTLKDDRLRTIATVNGNVSIVVLAFAARLF, encoded by the coding sequence ATGAGCGTAACTATAAAAGACGATCGACTCAGGACTATCGCGACCTTTGATGGCAAGACCTTGAAAGATGATCGACTCAGGACCATCGCAACTTTTGACGGTAAAACCCTGAAAGACGACCGGCTCAGAACCATCGCAACTTTTGACGGTAAAACCCTGAAAGACGACCGACTCCGCACCATCGCTACCTTTGATGGAAAGACCCTGAAAGACGATCGACTCCGCACCATCGCAACATTTGATGGTAAAACACTTAAAGACGACCGACTCAGAACCATTGCGACAGTTAATGGTAATGTCAGTATTGTTGTTTTGGCGTTTGCTGCTCGGCTATTTTAA
- a CDS encoding HsdR family type I site-specific deoxyribonuclease, whose protein sequence is MTQQTHTIAESNNFIVLEKYTKAWESSESYQSESDLERELIRDLLNQGYEFISVKSPTAMLANVRDQLQRLNGVVFNESEWRRFAEQYLDSPSDSSLDKTRKIHIDYICDFTFDDGRLENIYLIDKKSLLRNKVQVIQQFEQTGSHANRYDVTILVNGLPLVQIELKKRGVAIREAFNQIHRYSKESFNSDNSLFKYLQLFVISNGTDTRYFASTTKRDKNSFDFTMNWAKSDNTLIKDLKDFTATFFQKHTLLNVLFNYSVFDSSQTLLVMRPYQIAATERIFWKINSSFKAKNWSKPESGGFIWHTTGSGKTLTSFKAARLATELDFIDKVFFVVDRKDLDYQTMKEYQRFSPDSVNGSDNTAGLRRNLDKDDNKIIVTTIQKLNNLMKAEADLPVYQQQVVFIFDECHRSQFGEAQKNLKKKFRRFYQFGFTGTPIFPENALGAETTASVFGRELHSYVITDAIRDEKVLKFKVDYNDVRPQFKSLETETDEKKLSAAENQQAFLHPLRIQEITQYILNNFRQKTHRTFPGAKGFNAMLAVSSVDAAKAYYTTFKMLQEEAEKKSGSYKCLRVATIFSFAANEEQSAIGDITDESFDTSAMNSSAKEFLDLAIDDYNNHFKTNFSTDSNGFQNYYRDLAQRVKNQDIDLLIVVGMFLTGFDAPTLNTLFVDKNLRYHGLMQAFSRTNRIYDATKTFGNIVTFRDLERPTIDAITLFGDKNTKNVVLEKSYEEYMQGFTDAATGEAKRGFMAVVSELEQRFPDPASIDSEKEKKAFVKLFGEYLRAENILQNYDEFATLKALQKVDISDPEAVETFKAEHYVDDEKFAELQTIRLPAERKVQDYRSAYNDIRDWQRREKAANDRDKSTTDWDDVVFEIDLLKSQEINLDYILGLIFDHNREKKGKDALTEEVRRLIRSSLGNRAKEGLIVDFIQQTNLDDMPDKASIIDAFFTYAQREQQREAEALIKEENLNEEAARRYIRTSLKREYATENGTELNETLPKLSPLNPQYKTKKQTVFQKIGAFIEKFKGVGGHL, encoded by the coding sequence ATGACACAACAGACACACACCATCGCTGAATCCAATAACTTTATTGTTCTTGAGAAATACACCAAAGCCTGGGAATCAAGTGAAAGCTACCAGAGCGAATCAGACCTAGAGCGTGAACTGATTCGGGACCTTCTTAATCAGGGTTATGAGTTTATCTCCGTTAAGTCACCGACTGCGATGCTGGCGAATGTGCGGGACCAACTTCAGCGTCTTAATGGTGTGGTGTTTAACGAAAGTGAATGGCGGCGTTTCGCAGAGCAGTATCTGGACAGCCCCAGTGACAGCAGCCTGGACAAAACCCGTAAAATCCATATCGACTATATCTGTGATTTCACGTTTGATGACGGTCGTCTGGAAAACATCTATCTGATAGATAAAAAGAGCCTGCTGCGCAATAAGGTGCAGGTCATTCAGCAGTTTGAGCAGACCGGCTCACACGCTAACCGTTATGACGTCACCATTCTGGTTAACGGCCTGCCGCTGGTGCAAATCGAACTCAAAAAGCGTGGCGTGGCGATTCGTGAAGCCTTTAACCAGATACACCGTTACAGCAAGGAAAGCTTTAACAGCGATAACTCCCTGTTTAAATACCTGCAACTCTTCGTGATTTCCAACGGGACTGATACCCGGTACTTTGCCAGTACCACTAAACGGGATAAAAATAGCTTTGATTTCACCATGAACTGGGCGAAATCGGATAACACTTTGATTAAGGACCTGAAGGACTTTACCGCCACTTTCTTCCAGAAGCATACTCTGCTGAATGTTCTGTTTAATTACAGCGTGTTTGACAGCAGCCAGACGCTGCTGGTCATGCGTCCCTATCAGATTGCCGCCACCGAGCGCATTTTCTGGAAAATTAACAGCTCTTTTAAAGCGAAGAACTGGTCAAAACCCGAAAGCGGCGGGTTTATCTGGCATACCACAGGGTCAGGAAAAACCCTGACCAGCTTTAAGGCCGCACGTCTGGCTACGGAACTGGACTTTATTGATAAAGTCTTCTTCGTGGTCGACAGGAAAGACCTCGATTACCAGACCATGAAGGAGTACCAGCGCTTCTCTCCGGACAGTGTCAATGGTTCGGATAATACAGCAGGCCTCAGAAGAAACCTGGATAAGGACGATAACAAAATCATCGTCACAACCATTCAGAAACTCAATAACCTGATGAAAGCCGAAGCTGACCTGCCCGTCTATCAGCAGCAGGTGGTGTTTATCTTTGATGAGTGTCACCGCAGCCAGTTTGGTGAAGCCCAGAAAAACCTCAAAAAGAAATTCAGACGCTTTTATCAGTTTGGTTTTACCGGTACGCCTATTTTCCCGGAAAATGCACTGGGGGCAGAAACCACCGCCAGCGTCTTCGGGCGTGAATTACATTCTTACGTAATTACTGATGCGATTCGTGATGAAAAAGTGCTGAAGTTTAAGGTGGACTATAACGATGTCCGCCCACAGTTTAAGTCTCTTGAAACGGAAACAGACGAGAAAAAACTCAGCGCGGCTGAAAACCAACAGGCATTTTTGCACCCCCTGCGTATCCAGGAAATAACGCAATACATTCTCAATAACTTCCGGCAGAAAACGCACCGAACCTTCCCGGGAGCTAAGGGCTTTAACGCCATGTTAGCAGTTAGCAGCGTGGACGCGGCGAAAGCTTATTACACGACGTTTAAAATGCTACAGGAAGAAGCAGAGAAGAAATCTGGCAGCTATAAATGCCTTCGGGTGGCAACCATCTTCTCCTTTGCTGCAAATGAAGAGCAAAGCGCTATTGGTGATATTACTGACGAAAGCTTTGATACCAGCGCGATGAACAGCAGCGCGAAGGAATTCCTGGATTTAGCCATTGATGACTATAACAACCACTTTAAAACCAATTTCAGCACCGACAGTAACGGTTTCCAGAACTACTACCGCGATTTAGCTCAACGGGTGAAAAATCAGGATATTGACCTTCTCATCGTGGTGGGAATGTTCTTAACTGGCTTTGATGCTCCGACGCTCAATACTCTGTTCGTTGACAAAAACCTGCGTTATCACGGTCTGATGCAGGCATTCTCACGCACCAACCGTATCTATGATGCAACCAAAACCTTCGGCAATATCGTGACCTTCAGGGACCTGGAGCGTCCGACCATTGATGCCATCACACTTTTTGGCGACAAAAACACCAAGAATGTGGTGCTGGAAAAAAGCTACGAAGAGTACATGCAGGGCTTTACCGATGCGGCAACCGGTGAGGCTAAACGAGGTTTTATGGCTGTTGTTTCGGAGCTGGAGCAGCGCTTCCCTGACCCTGCCAGTATCGACAGTGAAAAAGAGAAAAAAGCCTTCGTCAAACTGTTTGGTGAATATCTGCGGGCAGAAAACATCCTGCAAAACTATGATGAATTTGCCACACTGAAAGCGCTGCAGAAGGTTGATATTAGTGACCCGGAAGCGGTAGAAACCTTTAAAGCAGAGCACTATGTGGATGATGAAAAATTTGCTGAATTACAAACTATTCGTCTCCCGGCAGAACGTAAAGTTCAGGACTATCGCTCAGCATACAATGATATCCGGGACTGGCAGCGACGCGAAAAAGCAGCAAACGACAGGGATAAATCAACCACAGACTGGGATGACGTGGTGTTTGAAATTGACCTGCTGAAGTCGCAGGAAATTAACCTGGACTACATTCTTGGCCTGATTTTCGACCACAACAGAGAGAAAAAAGGTAAAGATGCCCTGACTGAAGAGGTCAGACGCTTAATCCGCTCAAGTCTGGGCAACCGTGCCAAAGAAGGTCTGATTGTTGACTTTATTCAGCAAACTAACCTTGATGACATGCCGGACAAGGCCAGTATCATTGATGCATTCTTTACCTATGCTCAGCGTGAACAGCAGCGGGAAGCAGAGGCGTTGATTAAGGAAGAAAACCTCAATGAAGAGGCTGCAAGGCGCTATATCCGCACATCACTAAAACGGGAATATGCTACCGAAAATGGGACGGAGTTAAACGAGACGCTACCAAAGCTCAGTCCGTTGAATCCTCAGTACAAAACGAAAAAGCAGACTGTATTCCAGAAAATTGGGGCGTTTATCGAAAAATTTAAAGGGGTTGGAGGGCACCTCTAG
- a CDS encoding restriction endonuclease subunit S, translated as MSELSYLEKLMYGVEVEWKTLGSVCKIETGKLNANAAVDDGEFMFFTTAKETSRIDKYRWNTEALLIAGNANVGDIKHYIGKFEAYQRTYVLTNFADNVNVRFLYFVLSQSFKKYLEEKTNSAAMTYIVLSTLENFQIPIPCPDDPEKSLTIQSEIVRILDKFTDLITELTNELTARKKQFYYYRDRMLSFAEEEVEFKALGDICTLISAGGDVPENCVKGQTRPTNEHPYPVYANATDEKALYGYTDSYKIDSDAVTISARGAKVGYHTVREAKFTPIIRLIALVANKHLVRTRYLNYVLDMTPIGGTDGGIPQITVPMIKKIIVPVPFASDINRSLAEQDRIIEILDRFEVLTRSVTGGLPREIELRRKQYEYYRNLLLNFPKPDATSN; from the coding sequence ATGAGTGAGCTAAGTTATCTTGAAAAACTAATGTATGGGGTTGAAGTTGAGTGGAAAACTTTAGGCAGTGTCTGCAAAATTGAAACAGGAAAACTAAATGCAAATGCAGCTGTTGACGATGGTGAATTCATGTTTTTCACGACAGCCAAAGAGACAAGCCGAATAGATAAATACCGCTGGAATACAGAGGCATTATTAATAGCAGGAAATGCGAATGTTGGCGATATAAAACATTACATTGGTAAGTTCGAAGCATATCAACGCACTTATGTACTAACAAACTTTGCAGATAATGTGAATGTGCGTTTTTTATATTTCGTCCTCAGCCAAAGCTTTAAGAAATACCTAGAAGAAAAAACTAATAGCGCAGCTATGACATACATCGTGCTCTCAACATTGGAAAATTTTCAAATTCCAATTCCTTGCCCAGACGACCCTGAAAAGTCTCTCACAATACAGTCTGAAATTGTCAGAATTTTGGATAAATTTACGGACCTCATCACTGAACTTACTAATGAGCTAACTGCACGGAAAAAACAGTTCTACTACTATCGCGACCGAATGCTGAGTTTTGCAGAAGAAGAGGTAGAATTTAAAGCGCTGGGTGATATTTGTACATTGATTTCTGCTGGAGGAGATGTCCCTGAAAATTGTGTTAAAGGCCAAACACGACCAACAAATGAACACCCTTATCCAGTTTACGCAAACGCCACGGATGAAAAGGCGTTATATGGTTACACTGATTCGTACAAAATCGACAGTGATGCGGTGACAATTTCAGCGCGAGGGGCAAAGGTTGGATATCATACAGTCAGGGAGGCAAAGTTCACCCCTATTATTCGCTTGATAGCATTAGTCGCCAATAAGCATTTAGTTAGAACACGATATCTTAATTATGTTTTAGATATGACGCCTATTGGGGGCACCGATGGTGGAATCCCACAAATTACAGTTCCTATGATTAAGAAAATTATCGTCCCGGTTCCTTTCGCAAGCGATATTAATAGATCACTTGCCGAGCAGGATCGTATTATTGAGATTCTAGATAGATTTGAAGTCTTGACCCGTTCGGTCACCGGAGGCCTTCCCCGTGAAATAGAGTTGCGGCGGAAACAGTACGAATACTATCGTAATTTGCTGCTCAATTTTCCAAAGCCAGACGCCACCAGTAACTGA
- a CDS encoding type I restriction-modification system subunit M has protein sequence MTSLQQRAELHRQIWAIANDVRGSVDGWDFKQYVLGALFYRFISENFSSYMEAGDESIHYAALDDSIITDDIKDDAIRTKGYFIYPSQLFCNVAAKANTNDRLNADLNSIFVAIESSAYGYPSEADIKGLFADFDTTSNRLGNTVKDKNSRLAAVLKGVEGLKLGDFNEHQIDLFGDAYEFLISNYAANAGKSGGEFFTPQHVSKLIAQLAMHGQTHVNKIYDPAAGSGSLLLQAKKHFDNHIIEEGFYGQEINHTTFNLARMNMFLHNINYDKFDIRLGNTLTEPHFGDEKPFDAIVSNPPYSVKWIGSDDPTLINDERFAPAGVLAPKSKADFAFVLHALNYLSAKGRAAIVCFPGIFYRGGAEQKIRQYLVDNNYVETVISLAPNLFFGTTIAVNILVMSKHKTDTRVQFIDASGLFKKETNNNILTDGHIKQIMQVFASKADTDHLAKTVPHETVAANGYNLSVSSYVEALDTREIVDITELNAELKITVGKIDRLRKDIDSIVAEIEGDEVQK, from the coding sequence ATGACAAGCCTTCAGCAGCGTGCAGAGCTACACCGTCAAATCTGGGCCATTGCCAATGATGTCAGGGGCTCAGTAGATGGATGGGATTTTAAACAGTATGTACTCGGTGCACTTTTCTACCGCTTCATCAGTGAGAATTTTTCCAGCTACATGGAAGCAGGGGATGAGAGCATACATTATGCAGCACTTGATGACAGCATCATTACCGATGACATCAAAGACGATGCCATCAGGACTAAAGGCTATTTCATCTACCCGAGCCAGCTGTTCTGCAACGTTGCCGCTAAAGCGAACACCAACGACAGGCTGAATGCTGATTTAAACAGTATCTTCGTCGCTATTGAAAGCTCTGCCTACGGCTATCCGTCCGAGGCTGACATCAAAGGCCTGTTCGCCGATTTCGATACGACCAGCAATCGACTGGGTAACACAGTTAAAGACAAAAACAGCCGTCTTGCCGCCGTTCTGAAAGGCGTTGAAGGGCTAAAGCTCGGGGATTTTAATGAGCACCAGATTGACCTTTTCGGTGATGCCTACGAGTTCCTGATTTCTAACTATGCGGCAAATGCCGGTAAGTCTGGAGGGGAGTTCTTCACACCTCAGCACGTCTCCAAGCTGATTGCTCAGCTTGCGATGCACGGTCAGACTCACGTCAACAAAATCTATGACCCTGCCGCTGGCTCTGGTTCACTGCTGCTTCAGGCGAAGAAGCACTTTGATAACCATATCATTGAAGAAGGTTTTTATGGTCAGGAGATAAATCATACAACCTTTAACCTGGCGCGTATGAACATGTTCCTGCACAACATCAACTACGACAAATTTGATATCAGACTGGGGAATACCCTGACTGAGCCTCACTTTGGCGATGAAAAACCGTTCGATGCGATTGTCTCTAACCCTCCGTACTCGGTTAAGTGGATTGGCAGTGACGACCCGACCCTGATTAACGATGAGCGCTTTGCTCCAGCTGGTGTACTGGCCCCGAAATCAAAAGCGGACTTTGCATTTGTCCTACATGCGCTGAACTACCTGTCTGCTAAAGGGCGTGCAGCAATAGTTTGCTTCCCCGGTATTTTTTACCGTGGCGGTGCAGAGCAGAAAATCCGACAGTACCTGGTCGACAACAACTATGTTGAAACGGTGATTTCTCTGGCACCTAACCTGTTCTTCGGCACTACCATTGCCGTTAACATTCTGGTGATGTCAAAGCACAAAACAGATACCCGCGTTCAGTTTATTGACGCCAGCGGGTTGTTTAAGAAAGAAACCAATAACAATATCCTGACTGATGGCCATATCAAACAGATTATGCAGGTCTTTGCCAGCAAAGCGGATACTGACCATCTTGCGAAAACTGTCCCTCATGAAACAGTTGCTGCCAATGGCTATAACCTTTCAGTCAGTAGCTACGTAGAAGCCCTGGATACCCGCGAAATTGTAGATATCACAGAACTTAATGCCGAACTGAAAATCACCGTCGGTAAAATCGATCGGTTACGCAAGGACATCGACTCAATTGTGGCTGAGATTGAAGGTGACGAGGTGCAGAAATGA
- a CDS encoding DUF262 domain-containing protein: MMAGQYEKAITIKQAIDSINLRHYLLPAIQRKFVWSSSQICLLFDSIMRDYPINSFMMWDIRSASIKNDYKFYEFLKEYCQRFNEENPCVATNAGFHDFKAVIDGQQRLTSLYIGLCGTYAYKQPRMWWPSAQDDRILPPRKLYVDLTAPLKSDDELMMKYNFRFLTEKQYADSLTDNKHHWFCLHEIFKYEQHDSPDDILFNVVEPELEKRGLISSEFSRKTLLRLYTKIRTENLIHYFNESSQDIDHVLDVFIRTNSGGTKLEFSDLLMSIAVAHWQGDFRRELDELTKNIYQNNEMGFYIERDWFLKTSLMLIDSDVRFKVKNFTSEEVGKIQQQWSEIKSCIKESFILIRRFGINPQSLISKNAVIPVVYWLYKKQNSGHPLYTTINLLNKNHNERSVISQWFYMVLLKGIFGSQADALLTSIRDVMKNSLSDIHFPLEKIIDRYKGSNKDLRFDDEYIESLLNIRYGEGRCRALLHLLFPEMNPTEVFHIDHLHPRNHFSKKYLEKLDYVANTPENLSFYENPEHWDTIPNLHLLNHSQNISKQDTSLKQWLSHSSNNYTPSMLLVSDENIEFSRFPEFYNERRNALKQRLLNRVFLTTKIDSSPSTMDTDEEILTD; this comes from the coding sequence ATGATGGCTGGCCAGTATGAAAAAGCAATAACGATAAAACAAGCGATAGATTCAATTAATTTACGCCACTATCTTCTGCCTGCAATTCAGAGGAAGTTCGTCTGGAGCAGCAGTCAAATATGTTTGCTGTTTGATTCCATCATGCGAGACTACCCGATAAACTCTTTCATGATGTGGGATATCCGTAGTGCCAGTATTAAAAACGATTACAAATTCTATGAATTCCTGAAAGAATACTGTCAGCGATTTAATGAAGAAAACCCCTGCGTAGCAACAAATGCTGGATTTCATGATTTCAAGGCGGTGATTGATGGTCAGCAGCGTCTCACATCATTATATATTGGATTGTGTGGAACGTATGCGTATAAACAGCCCCGGATGTGGTGGCCTTCGGCACAGGATGATCGCATCCTGCCACCCAGAAAGCTTTACGTCGATTTAACAGCGCCACTTAAGTCAGACGACGAACTCATGATGAAGTACAACTTCAGGTTCCTCACCGAGAAGCAATACGCTGATTCACTTACAGACAACAAACATCACTGGTTCTGCCTGCACGAAATATTCAAATACGAGCAACATGATTCTCCGGATGATATTTTATTTAACGTTGTCGAACCAGAACTCGAAAAAAGAGGACTCATTTCCAGTGAATTTTCCAGAAAAACATTACTGAGACTTTATACCAAGATAAGAACTGAAAATCTTATCCACTACTTCAATGAAAGCAGTCAGGACATTGATCATGTGCTGGATGTTTTCATCCGCACGAACAGCGGGGGGACAAAACTTGAGTTCTCCGACTTACTGATGTCAATAGCGGTAGCGCACTGGCAGGGGGATTTCAGAAGAGAACTGGATGAACTGACAAAAAATATTTATCAGAACAACGAGATGGGGTTTTATATTGAAAGAGACTGGTTCTTAAAAACCAGCCTGATGCTTATTGACTCTGACGTCCGGTTCAAAGTAAAAAACTTCACTTCAGAGGAGGTCGGTAAGATACAACAGCAATGGTCTGAAATAAAATCCTGTATCAAGGAGTCTTTTATTCTTATCAGGCGATTCGGCATCAATCCACAGTCTTTGATATCTAAAAATGCAGTCATTCCTGTGGTCTACTGGCTTTACAAAAAGCAAAACAGTGGACATCCATTATATACAACGATTAATCTCCTGAATAAAAACCACAATGAACGCTCAGTAATTAGCCAGTGGTTTTACATGGTACTTCTGAAAGGGATCTTTGGAAGCCAGGCCGATGCGCTACTCACGAGTATCAGAGATGTAATGAAGAATAGTCTTTCAGATATTCATTTTCCTCTTGAGAAGATTATTGACAGATATAAAGGCTCGAATAAAGACCTTAGATTTGACGACGAATACATCGAAAGCCTTCTCAATATCAGATATGGCGAAGGTCGTTGCCGCGCACTATTGCATCTTCTGTTCCCTGAAATGAATCCGACCGAGGTGTTTCATATTGATCACCTTCACCCAAGAAATCATTTTTCAAAGAAATATCTTGAAAAATTAGATTATGTTGCGAATACACCAGAAAACCTCAGCTTTTATGAAAATCCGGAGCACTGGGACACCATACCTAATCTTCATTTACTGAATCACTCTCAGAATATAAGTAAACAGGATACATCCCTGAAACAATGGCTATCTCATTCATCAAACAACTATACGCCATCAATGTTGTTAGTTTCAGATGAAAATATTGAGTTCAGTCGCTTCCCGGAATTCTACAATGAGCGAAGAAACGCCCTGAAGCAAAGACTGCTGAATCGGGTATTTCTTACAACAAAAATAGATTCATCACCATCCACAATGGATACGGATGAAGAAATTCTCACCGACTGA
- a CDS encoding helix-turn-helix transcriptional regulator, whose amino-acid sequence MTLITQENEHDRLATRLSIILSRLFQGEKLHIGTLAEEFGVTTRTLRRDFNVRLTYLDIEQSNGVYQLASHYFRRRTERDMKILARLLHLDRLLPAMDAKLLSLMLDGERPSPYRIMLPEPRQKPTLFGDFSRLTLAILNQTQVRIRTDENVSHTVHPYRLLCSHAEWFLAGCTSSGVFVISLSRIRLVEVLPDTTFEIDNTLISLIEQSDFMEALPHMNIIHQIMHYGSKQTNNRN is encoded by the coding sequence ATGACGCTGATAACACAAGAAAACGAACATGACAGACTGGCAACCCGCCTTTCCATCATCCTGAGCCGTTTGTTTCAGGGTGAAAAGCTGCATATCGGGACGCTGGCAGAAGAATTTGGAGTGACGACGCGAACGCTGCGACGGGATTTCAACGTCCGTCTGACCTACCTTGATATTGAACAGAGCAACGGCGTGTATCAGCTTGCCTCACATTACTTTCGTCGCCGCACGGAACGGGATATGAAGATACTGGCGAGGTTGCTGCATCTTGACCGTCTGTTACCCGCGATGGATGCCAAACTACTGAGCCTGATGCTTGACGGGGAACGTCCCTCGCCATACAGGATTATGCTACCGGAGCCGCGCCAGAAACCCACCCTTTTCGGTGATTTCAGCAGACTGACGCTCGCCATACTTAACCAGACCCAGGTGCGTATCAGAACCGACGAAAACGTCAGCCATACCGTTCATCCCTACCGTCTGCTTTGCAGCCATGCGGAGTGGTTTCTTGCCGGATGTACGTCATCGGGCGTGTTCGTTATTTCCCTGTCCCGAATCAGGCTGGTTGAGGTATTACCGGATACAACGTTTGAGATCGATAACACACTCATTTCGCTGATTGAACAGTCTGACTTTATGGAAGCCTTACCCCACATGAACATTATTCATCAGATAATGCATTACGGGAGTAAACAGACGAATAATCGTAATTAA
- a CDS encoding DUF3944 domain-containing protein, whose translation MATYRHDPDLEFLRHCHRDDLDLLVSVLICDPKDGLARITETLTYDPQYKKHKPNHPRYWDAIAAEVQTFGANSFATLLRWGKGVLYREILTDACDKMKVNYNNKSSVETIEMNLLMKILEKSLEKMTPDQLKTVAEELQTGYSNPTPELLTMAIQAGIKTSGFAAYQMALVVTNGVAKALLGRGLTVAGNAMLTRTMGAFAGPVGWVLSSLWLLIDLAGPAYRVTLPSCIFIAYMRQKHLYSPENTDV comes from the coding sequence ATGGCTACCTACCGACACGACCCCGACCTTGAGTTTCTGCGCCACTGCCATCGTGACGATCTGGATTTACTGGTTTCTGTGCTTATCTGCGATCCGAAAGACGGACTGGCACGCATCACGGAAACGCTGACTTACGATCCTCAGTATAAAAAACACAAGCCCAACCACCCGCGCTACTGGGATGCCATTGCCGCCGAGGTTCAGACGTTTGGGGCGAACAGCTTTGCCACGCTGCTCCGCTGGGGTAAAGGGGTGCTGTACCGGGAAATTCTTACCGATGCCTGCGATAAAATGAAGGTGAACTACAACAACAAATCCAGTGTTGAAACCATTGAAATGAATCTGCTGATGAAGATCCTGGAGAAAAGCCTTGAGAAGATGACGCCCGATCAGCTAAAGACCGTGGCGGAAGAATTGCAGACAGGCTACAGCAACCCCACGCCGGAGTTGCTGACCATGGCAATCCAGGCGGGGATAAAAACATCCGGGTTTGCGGCCTACCAGATGGCACTTGTTGTCACAAATGGTGTGGCGAAAGCCCTGTTAGGCAGAGGGCTGACCGTTGCAGGAAATGCCATGCTGACGCGTACCATGGGCGCTTTTGCCGGTCCCGTGGGCTGGGTGCTCAGTTCTCTCTGGCTGCTGATTGATTTAGCCGGTCCCGCATACCGGGTGACGCTACCATCCTGCATTTTTATTGCCTACATGCGCCAGAAGCATCTTTATTCACCTGAGAATACTGACGTTTAG
- a CDS encoding DeoR family transcriptional regulator: MARMATMKASRCRQRVTGQGERLIRLTMVLFYGQTISVRYIIRQFDVSPRTARRDLAQLAFVLESAGPHRWRLAPSLKP; this comes from the coding sequence ATGGCGCGTATGGCAACGATGAAAGCCAGCCGTTGCAGGCAACGTGTCACCGGACAGGGAGAACGGCTTATCCGGCTGACCATGGTGCTGTTTTACGGTCAGACAATATCTGTTCGCTACATCATCCGGCAGTTTGACGTCTCTCCCCGCACAGCAAGACGGGACCTCGCTCAACTGGCCTTTGTGCTGGAATCCGCTGGCCCTCACCGCTGGCGACTGGCTCCCTCGCTGAAACCCTGA
- a CDS encoding lecithin retinol acyltransferase family protein produces MYRLLLLNFVDSFIDNCILSCVDEPAYGGIVQCELLFGLAAHSGIYVGNGDIVHLDGDGIVIRSNAREFLDRLDGWNSAISVYTDCMDLTPRGCARAAERAKAAVGQRYPYSLLDFNCHRFTARCVTGDSCPDIWLARHLDSFQKGDRWRVWQR; encoded by the coding sequence ATGTACCGGCTTCTGCTGCTGAACTTCGTGGATTCATTTATCGATAACTGCATTCTGTCCTGCGTCGATGAACCGGCTTACGGTGGTATCGTGCAGTGCGAACTGCTTTTTGGCCTTGCCGCACACAGCGGTATCTATGTGGGTAATGGCGACATTGTTCATCTTGACGGCGACGGCATTGTTATCCGAAGTAATGCTCGTGAGTTTCTTGACCGGCTCGATGGCTGGAACTCCGCTATCTCTGTGTATACCGACTGTATGGATTTGACACCACGGGGTTGTGCGCGGGCCGCTGAACGGGCAAAGGCGGCAGTGGGTCAGCGCTATCCTTATAGCCTGCTCGACTTTAACTGCCACCGGTTTACTGCCCGCTGCGTTACCGGCGATTCGTGCCCTGATATCTGGCTTGCCAGACATCTCGATTCTTTTCAGAAAGGGGACCGATGGCGCGTATGGCAACGATGA
- a CDS encoding DUF2787 family protein: protein MSSPAILQGGYVLPLSRSFTQLLLGIVAQKPPHRHPITGLTINFRDPEYSPEKGGWHPVEIRLIPAGEDWQLDYVTDFHYAGHPWPELEKDVDVSWTQQYTWLSRCGDISHVDAREFWSLWESNFMAYHDMGVFTVRTLWES from the coding sequence ATGTCATCACCCGCTATATTGCAGGGCGGCTATGTGCTGCCGCTCTCCCGGTCGTTCACCCAACTGCTTCTGGGTATCGTTGCGCAAAAACCGCCTCATCGTCACCCCATCACCGGATTAACCATTAACTTCCGTGACCCTGAATACTCACCGGAAAAGGGCGGCTGGCATCCGGTCGAAATACGCCTCATCCCTGCCGGAGAAGACTGGCAGCTCGATTACGTCACCGATTTTCACTATGCAGGGCATCCATGGCCTGAGCTTGAAAAAGATGTCGATGTGAGCTGGACGCAACAATACACGTGGCTTTCCCGTTGTGGCGATATCTCTCATGTCGACGCCCGTGAGTTCTGGTCGCTATGGGAAAGTAACTTTATGGCTTACCACGATATGGGGGTTTTCACGGTCCGTACGTTGTGGGAAAGCTGA